Proteins from one Nerophis lumbriciformis linkage group LG16, RoL_Nlum_v2.1, whole genome shotgun sequence genomic window:
- the tmem33 gene encoding transmembrane protein 33: protein MSDNNQQSPPRPGLVQFLLSNKLESAMWLSRVFTVYCSIMFILPVLGPYAAANFYQRALLANALTSALRLHQRLPRFQLSRAFLAQALQEDSCHYLLYSLILVNSYPITMSIFPVFLFSLLHATTYTKKVLDSMGPSSLMFIRNLLDKLSANQQNILKFIACNEIFLMPATVFMLFSGQGSLLLPFIYYRFLSLRYTSRRNPYCRTLFTELRVLLEHFIMKPACPTIFRRMCLSSIAFVSRMAPTGV, encoded by the exons ATGTCAGATAACAACCAACAAAGCCCTCCTAGACCAGGTCTAGTG CAATTTCTGCTGAGTAACAAGCTGGAAAGTGCAATGTGGCTGTCACGTGTCTTCACAGTCTACTGCTCCATCATGTTCATACTGCCAGTGTTGGG ACCCTACGCGGCGGCCAACTTCTACCAGCGGGCACTTTTGGCTAACGCTCTCACCAGCGCCCTGCGCTTGCACCAGAGACTTCCTAGGTTCCAGCTGAGTCGAGCGTTCCTGGCCCAGGCCCTGCAGGAAGACAGCTGCCATTACCTGCTCTACTCCCTCATCCTTGTCAACTCCTACCCCATCACCA TGAGCATCTTCCCCGTCTTCCTCTTCTCTTTGCTTCATGCAACCACCTACACCAAAAAAGTTCTGGAT TCCATGGGTCCCAGCAGCCTGATGTTCATCAGGAACCTTCTGGACAAACTGTCTGCTAATCAGCAGAACATCCTCAAGTTCATCGCCTGTAATGAGATCTTCTTGATGCCCGCCACAGTCTTCATGCTGTTCAG TGGCCAAGGAAGCTTGCTGCTGCCTTTCATTTACTATCGCTTCCTCAGTCTGCGGTACACGTCCAGAAGAAACCCCTACTGTCG cactCTGTTCACTGAGCTGAGGGTCCTCCTGGAACACTTCATCATGAAACCAGCGTGTCCCACCATCTTCAGAAGGATGTGCCTCAGCAGCATCGCCTTTGTCAGCCGCATGGCCCCCACTGGTGTCTGA